The proteins below come from a single Fastidiosipila sanguinis genomic window:
- the rho gene encoding transcription termination factor Rho yields the protein MSENLFASKTKADLIEIVRMTGVLPVGKAQKMKKQELVDFLNSQLSDNNLEAADEEKAKSEEATKAEIAEESKSNSTEEIKTEEAKSEQDAEIKSADDKKSSSNTDKSKKETAKKKTNSNNSKDKTNSKNNTKKRSSKSEDNNSKNIDQLNDSNKENLSKTNDSESNEDLKDKESGFAEINDSNFIAKARPRKNSKTSKDKVSNEDDEANKTEDADNADNVDLDNEDSNDNGKKAKDLPLVDGVLEIMPDGYGFLRTENYIQGPRDVYVQAQMIKRFSLRSGDFILGNVKDKHDKDQFGALVYIHEVNGRAPETMHNRANFERLTPVYPQDKFVLETERHELSTRIIDLFSPIGKGQRGMIVSPPKAGKTILLQKIANAISKNNPETKLFVLLIDERPEEVTDMQRRIDGEVVYSTFDKSPENHVKISELVLERAKRLVELGEDVVILVDSLTRMARAYNLTITPTGRTLTGGLDPAALHHPKRFFGAARNIENGGSLTILATALVETGSRMDEVIFEEFKGTGNMEVYLDRKLSEKRIFPAIDVNRSSTRREELLLSNDELEAVWAVRKAFSTLDTSNVTELIISLMLKTKTNKHMIESLNISLKDKNIINAMKLKTDNNSSNGNGNSYSSDNLNGNSAYYDY from the coding sequence GTAAAGCTCAGAAGATGAAAAAACAAGAGCTAGTAGATTTTTTAAATTCTCAATTATCAGATAATAATTTAGAAGCAGCAGACGAAGAAAAAGCAAAGTCTGAAGAAGCAACAAAAGCAGAAATTGCAGAAGAATCAAAGTCGAACTCTACAGAAGAGATAAAGACAGAAGAAGCAAAGTCAGAACAGGATGCTGAAATAAAATCTGCTGATGATAAAAAATCCTCCAGTAATACAGACAAAAGTAAAAAAGAAACTGCAAAGAAAAAAACTAATTCTAATAATTCAAAAGATAAAACAAATTCAAAAAATAATACTAAGAAAAGAAGTTCAAAATCTGAAGATAATAATTCTAAAAATATTGATCAACTTAATGATTCCAATAAAGAAAATCTATCCAAAACAAATGATTCAGAATCCAATGAAGATTTAAAGGATAAAGAATCTGGGTTTGCTGAAATTAATGATTCTAATTTTATTGCTAAAGCAAGACCAAGAAAAAATTCTAAAACTTCTAAAGATAAAGTTTCCAATGAAGATGATGAAGCTAATAAAACTGAAGACGCAGATAATGCAGATAATGTTGATTTAGATAATGAAGATTCTAATGATAATGGCAAAAAAGCAAAAGACTTACCGTTAGTTGATGGTGTATTGGAAATTATGCCTGATGGATATGGATTCTTAAGAACTGAGAATTATATTCAAGGTCCTAGAGATGTTTATGTGCAAGCCCAAATGATTAAAAGATTCTCTTTGAGAAGTGGTGACTTCATTCTTGGTAATGTTAAAGATAAACATGATAAGGATCAATTTGGTGCCTTGGTTTACATTCATGAAGTTAATGGAAGAGCCCCAGAGACTATGCATAATAGAGCCAATTTCGAACGTTTAACACCAGTTTACCCACAAGATAAATTTGTTTTAGAAACCGAAAGACATGAATTATCGACAAGAATTATTGATCTTTTTTCACCAATTGGAAAAGGTCAAAGGGGAATGATAGTTTCTCCACCAAAAGCTGGTAAAACCATTCTTCTGCAAAAAATAGCTAATGCAATTTCAAAGAATAATCCTGAAACTAAATTGTTTGTTCTATTGATTGATGAGCGTCCAGAAGAAGTTACTGACATGCAAAGAAGAATTGACGGGGAAGTTGTTTATTCTACCTTTGATAAATCTCCTGAAAATCACGTTAAAATTTCTGAACTTGTCCTTGAAAGGGCAAAACGTCTGGTTGAGTTAGGTGAAGATGTTGTGATCTTAGTTGATTCATTAACCAGAATGGCAAGAGCATATAACTTGACTATTACACCAACTGGTAGAACATTGACAGGTGGTTTAGATCCAGCAGCTCTACATCATCCTAAGAGATTTTTTGGTGCAGCTAGAAATATTGAAAATGGTGGAAGTTTGACAATCTTGGCTACTGCTCTTGTTGAGACAGGATCTAGAATGGATGAAGTTATCTTCGAAGAATTTAAAGGTACTGGTAATATGGAAGTATACTTGGATAGAAAACTATCTGAAAAACGTATATTCCCAGCAATTGATGTCAATAGATCCAGTACAAGAAGAGAAGAGTTACTTTTATCTAATGATGAGCTTGAAGCTGTATGGGCTGTTAGAAAAGCCTTTAGTACATTGGATACCAGCAATGTTACTGAACTTATTATTAGTTTAATGCTTAAAACTAAGACTAATAAACATATGATAGAGTCATTGAATATTTCTTTGAAAGACAAGAATATTATTAATGCGATGAAGTTGAAAACTGATAATAATTCAAGCAATGGAAATGGAAATTCATATAGTAGTGATAATTTGAACGGAAATAGTGCATATTATGATTATTAA
- the rpmE gene encoding 50S ribosomal protein L31, whose translation MKKDIHPEYQKAVVTCACGNTFETKSVISDINIDICSNCHPFYTGKQKLVDSGGRVDKFNKRMQNAQSK comes from the coding sequence ATGAAGAAAGATATACATCCAGAATATCAAAAAGCTGTAGTTACTTGTGCATGTGGAAACACATTTGAAACAAAATCAGTTATTTCAGATATTAATATTGATATTTGCAGTAATTGCCATCCATTCTACACAGGTAAGCAAAAATTGGTAGATTCAGGTGGTCGTGTTGATAAATTCAACAAACGTATGCAAAACGCACAAAGCAAATAG
- a CDS encoding N5-glutamine methyltransferase family protein, with protein MNLKQWKKISIDKLRENEFYFGDDAFWLGTIIDKLLEKYNIDLEAELDDELENNLNSDLNKLMQGQLIEQILGFTYFYGERIEVYPDVLIPRPDSEIMLETIKEYIPYINSIKHKSTNKEINILEIGIGSGALSISLAKMLDSFGINYRILASDIAPAAINASKKNIQAHNLDEKVKVELADLWPNEVLDGNYKIDLLLSNPPYVAESEIDDESMFEYEPKTALVADNNGLEIYNRIFSEVNKYLNKGALIVLEHGHEQKQALINLAENNYNYIRTNKDLASRDRISVFIFE; from the coding sequence ATGAACCTAAAACAATGGAAAAAAATAAGCATTGATAAATTAAGAGAAAACGAGTTTTATTTTGGTGATGATGCCTTTTGGCTAGGAACTATAATTGATAAGCTATTAGAGAAATATAATATTGATCTAGAAGCTGAACTTGATGATGAATTAGAAAATAACTTGAATTCTGATTTAAATAAACTTATGCAGGGACAACTGATAGAGCAGATTCTTGGATTTACGTATTTTTATGGTGAACGTATTGAAGTATATCCAGATGTTTTGATACCACGTCCAGATTCTGAAATAATGCTAGAGACCATAAAAGAATATATTCCATATATAAATTCCATTAAACATAAATCAACAAATAAAGAAATTAATATTTTAGAAATAGGAATAGGTTCTGGTGCTTTGAGTATTAGCTTAGCAAAGATGCTTGATTCGTTTGGTATAAATTATAGAATATTAGCAAGTGATATCGCACCTGCTGCCATTAACGCTAGTAAGAAAAATATACAAGCTCATAATTTAGATGAAAAAGTAAAAGTTGAATTAGCAGATCTTTGGCCTAATGAAGTTTTAGATGGAAATTATAAGATTGACCTTCTACTTTCTAATCCACCTTATGTTGCTGAGTCTGAAATTGACGATGAATCAATGTTTGAATATGAACCTAAAACAGCATTGGTTGCTGACAATAATGGTTTAGAAATATATAATAGGATTTTTAGTGAGGTTAATAAATATTTGAATAAGGGTGCTTTAATTGTTTTAGAACATGGACATGAGCAAAAGCAAGCCTTGATTAATTTAGCTGAAAATAATTATAATTACATCAGAACAAATAAAGACTTAGCATCACGTGATAGAATTAGTGTGTTTATCTTTGAGTAA
- the prfA gene encoding peptide chain release factor 1 — MQKETKEKLDRLSARYEELQIEMSNPEVLSNQERYLEIVKESNEIADTVTAYNEYKSIENDLEENKLLLEETPNSESEMISMIKDEISENEERIAQLEEELLESLRPKDPRDSRDVIMEIRAGAGGDEAALFASDLFEMYSAYAAERGYVLEIASEADNDIGGYKEIIFTLAGKGAFSRLKYESGVHRVQRVPETESGGRIHTSTVTVAVMAEVDEVEVDIDPNDLRIDVYRASGAGGQHVNKTSSAVRITHIPTNTVVAMQDERSQHKNKDKAMKILRARLYEMEEEKRSSEIAGERKSQVGTGDRSERIRTYNFPQGRVTDHRINLTLYKLNDVLAGDMDEIIDALITAERTESLLSGEE, encoded by the coding sequence ATGCAAAAAGAAACAAAGGAAAAATTAGATAGATTAAGTGCTAGATATGAAGAATTACAGATTGAAATGAGCAATCCAGAAGTTCTTTCTAATCAAGAGCGCTACTTAGAAATAGTAAAAGAATCCAACGAAATTGCTGATACTGTTACAGCATATAATGAATATAAAAGTATTGAAAATGATTTAGAAGAAAATAAGTTGCTGCTAGAAGAAACTCCAAACAGTGAGAGTGAAATGATCAGTATGATCAAAGATGAAATTTCTGAAAATGAAGAAAGAATAGCGCAGCTTGAAGAAGAATTATTAGAATCACTTAGACCTAAGGATCCTCGTGATTCAAGAGATGTTATCATGGAAATTAGAGCAGGTGCCGGTGGAGACGAAGCTGCCTTATTCGCATCAGATCTATTTGAAATGTATTCTGCATATGCTGCTGAGAGAGGCTATGTACTAGAGATTGCTAGTGAAGCTGACAACGATATAGGTGGATATAAAGAAATTATTTTCACATTAGCTGGTAAAGGTGCTTTTAGCCGCTTGAAGTATGAGAGTGGTGTTCACAGAGTTCAAAGAGTTCCTGAAACAGAGTCAGGAGGTAGAATACACACATCTACTGTTACTGTAGCAGTTATGGCTGAAGTTGATGAAGTTGAGGTAGATATTGATCCTAATGATCTTAGAATAGACGTTTATCGAGCATCAGGTGCTGGTGGTCAGCACGTTAACAAAACTTCATCTGCAGTTAGAATAACTCACATTCCAACCAATACTGTAGTTGCTATGCAAGATGAGAGATCACAACATAAAAATAAAGATAAGGCTATGAAAATTTTACGTGCCAGACTTTACGAAATGGAAGAAGAAAAACGAAGCAGTGAAATAGCTGGTGAAAGAAAGAGTCAAGTTGGTACAGGGGATAGAAGTGAAAGAATTAGAACATATAACTTCCCGCAAGGTAGAGTTACCGACCACAGAATTAACTTAACTTTATATAAATTAAATGATGTTCTTGCAGGAGATATGGATGAAATTATCGACGCTTTAATTACTGCAGAAAGAACAGAATCACTTTTGTCAGGTGAAGAATAG